A region of the Roseobacter denitrificans OCh 114 genome:
CGTCGGTTGGGCATAGACACTGTCGGGCAGGGGGAGGCGATAGGAAAAGAGCAGCGCCCCATCCTTTTTACCCGCTTCCTTGAGGCAGTGGCGACAGGGATACGTACCACCATCGTGAACATGCAGAATCCTGTTTCCGAGCTTGTCCAGCCGGTTTTTGCGGTGCCAATGCGCCACTGTCGATGGCATTGCTTCAAACTGGTAGCGCATCGAAGTCCTCCGTTTTCCAGCAGAGGTTAGAGGTCAAGGGCGCCGCGTCCGACCCGGTTCTTGCGGTTTCCGGAAGTGTCGCATCGCGTGGTGAGATTTGACCCTAAGGGGTCTTGTTGCTCAGCCGGTCAACGGCGACTTTGCCGGCTTCAACAATCTGCGTCGCTTCTGCATCCGACTGAGCCAGCCGGGCAAGGGTTATCGTTCCCACCAAGAGCGCCAAGGTCGCAACGCCATCACCTGCGGTCTTGTCCTCTGAAGCGTTAAGCATCGTAGAAATCCGCTTGATCGCTTGGCAGGCTTGGGAGCGCAAACCATCGCCAAGCTTGGTTACTTCTGATCCGTTGGCGGCGAAGGGGCAGCCTTGGCCGGCGTTCTTCACATGACTGAGTGAGAGGTATCTCGCGATGTAATCTGCGCGCTTTTGGCTCTCTGTCTTGCCTTTGGTTCTGGTCAGGAGTTCCTCGGCAGACCTTTCAAACGCAGCAGCTACAAGATCCTCCTTTGAGGAGAAGTGGCGATAGAACCCGCCCTGCGTAAGCCCCGCGGCTTGCATCACGTCCGATACGCTCGTGGCGCTAATACCATCCCTGCGGAACAGTCTCGCAGCCGCGTCTAATATGCGTTCATGGCTCTTTTGTTTGTCGGCTTGGGACATTCTCGGCATGTGTCTGTCTCCCGGGGATTGACATTATAGAGTTTGCATAACATCTATAATTTAAGAGTACAACTATACGCTAAACTCGGGTGCAGGTTATGCCAAAGGATCAAAGAACCACTTTTCGTGACTTTGCGCGGGTCTCCGGACCCGCTGCTGCGGTGAGGGCAGACGAAGTGCCAGATCGGTGTGACGGCGCCCCACGCGCCATCGACAGCCGTTCCGCCTCCTAATTCAGACCTTCGAATTCATCCCCCACAATCTGAGAGAAATGACATGACAGACTTTCTTGTTTTCTATGTGCGCACCTTTGCTGTCGCACTGCCGCTTATTGCGATCGCGATCCTGATGATCGGGGCAGGCCGGGCCAACCTCACGGCAGGGCAAACAGGGGTTGCGATCACGGTGGCGGCGTTCCTGTTCGGGCTGTGGTTTGCCATCGTGGTGCCGCCCTCGGAATCCAACGTGCTGAACGTACCGCCGACCCTTCAGGACCCTCCGATTGTCCTGGCTTTCCTGTTTGGCGGCGCGGTGATTGTCTGGGGGCTCGCGTGGCTCACACCGCTGGGGCGACGCATCTCCATGGCCACGCCCCTTGCCGCCATCGCCGCCTTTCAAATTCCCCGCGTCATGGGCGCTGTTTTCTTGATCGGGTGGCTCGGCGGCAGCATTCCAGCGGAATTCGCACTGCCGGCGGGGTTGGGTGACATCTGGGCCGGGATCGCCGGATGGCAAGCCAGTACAGCCTTGGCCAGCGGGGCGGCGAACGCAAAGAAACTGCTGATGCGGGCGAACGTCATAGGGATATTGGACTTCGTCTTTGCCGTAG
Encoded here:
- a CDS encoding TetR/AcrR family transcriptional regulator, with product MSQADKQKSHERILDAAARLFRRDGISATSVSDVMQAAGLTQGGFYRHFSSKEDLVAAAFERSAEELLTRTKGKTESQKRADYIARYLSLSHVKNAGQGCPFAANGSEVTKLGDGLRSQACQAIKRISTMLNASEDKTAGDGVATLALLVGTITLARLAQSDAEATQIVEAGKVAVDRLSNKTP